From Endozoicomonas sp. 8E, the proteins below share one genomic window:
- a CDS encoding VanZ family protein, which produces MVRIIAAGWLTFVVILSVSKSLGYGKWAWGSIEHFLGGNLQMHFVMAFILSALAHLASSRFWHRGWLLMLLITGCALDESVQFFFPLRNFNLLDFLVTCVGLLLAALPFMVAQWRILKKSYTPKR; this is translated from the coding sequence ATGGTACGGATTATAGCGGCTGGCTGGCTGACCTTTGTGGTGATTCTTTCCGTCAGTAAGAGTCTGGGCTATGGCAAATGGGCCTGGGGCAGTATTGAGCATTTTCTGGGCGGCAACTTGCAGATGCATTTTGTCATGGCGTTTATCCTCTCTGCATTGGCACATCTGGCCAGCTCACGATTCTGGCACCGTGGCTGGTTGCTAATGCTATTGATTACCGGCTGTGCACTGGATGAAAGTGTTCAGTTTTTTTTCCCCTTGCGGAATTTTAACCTGCTGGATTTTCTCGTAACCTGTGTCGGGTTGTTGCTAGCTGCTTTGCCGTTTATGGTCGCGCAGTGGAGAATTCTGAAGAAGAGTTATACTCCAAAAAGATAG
- a CDS encoding undecaprenyl-phosphate glucose phosphotransferase → MPTSLLSGRSRLPLFSLVIMDIAIALGCAELSEYIRFGNHATHYVNVMAIQALLVVVFSFLCEVYSPWRGRKLIERLSRVFAAWLLSFMTLFAILVLTKTSAQYSRIWLLIWGVGGIFMALLTRFVLYRILMSIRRRGRNTRHVLVIGEGRNFEAMRAYFSKDNSLGFRLQHVIEHHNNEQALAELQQYLAENKSFDECWLCIPFNKNSLLQPVLFTLRHSTANIRYMPGLQDLPLLNHSITKVGDFLTLDISCSPMDNSNAFIKRVSDILFASLILLLISPVMIGVAIAVKLSSTGPVFFRQYRHGASGKQVKVYKFRSMKVHKEGEGKVTQATKGDPRVTKVGTFIRRTSLDELPQFINVLQGRMSIVGPRPHALAHNEYYKDLVESYMKRHKVKPGITGLAQVRGFRGETDTLDKMQRRVECDLEYINNWSLWLDIRIIIGTVFKGFMNPNAY, encoded by the coding sequence ATGCCTACCTCGTTGTTATCGGGCCGCTCCCGGCTGCCTCTTTTTTCTCTGGTGATTATGGACATAGCCATCGCACTTGGTTGTGCTGAGCTGTCCGAATATATCCGTTTTGGGAATCATGCCACCCATTATGTGAATGTAATGGCCATACAGGCCCTTTTAGTCGTGGTTTTTTCGTTTTTGTGTGAGGTCTACTCGCCGTGGCGAGGGCGTAAACTCATTGAACGGCTCAGCAGAGTTTTTGCTGCTTGGCTTCTGTCGTTTATGACGTTGTTTGCCATTTTGGTATTGACCAAAACCTCTGCGCAGTATTCCCGAATCTGGTTATTGATCTGGGGGGTGGGAGGCATTTTCATGGCGCTGCTGACCCGCTTTGTTCTCTATCGTATATTGATGTCGATTCGACGGCGCGGTCGCAATACCCGGCATGTGCTGGTGATTGGCGAAGGCCGTAACTTTGAGGCAATGCGCGCCTATTTTTCTAAAGACAACAGCTTGGGTTTCCGTTTGCAACATGTGATTGAGCATCACAATAATGAGCAGGCACTGGCAGAGCTTCAACAATACCTTGCTGAAAATAAAAGCTTTGATGAGTGCTGGCTTTGTATTCCCTTTAACAAAAACTCTCTTCTTCAGCCGGTGCTGTTTACCCTGCGCCACAGTACCGCCAATATTCGTTACATGCCAGGGCTGCAGGATCTGCCGCTGTTAAACCATAGCATTACTAAAGTCGGTGATTTTCTTACCCTGGATATCAGTTGCTCCCCCATGGACAACAGTAACGCTTTTATTAAACGGGTGTCTGATATTCTGTTTGCTAGCCTGATTCTGCTGTTGATATCACCGGTGATGATCGGTGTCGCCATTGCCGTGAAGCTCTCGTCAACGGGGCCAGTGTTTTTCAGGCAATACCGTCACGGTGCTTCTGGCAAGCAGGTGAAGGTGTATAAGTTTCGCAGTATGAAGGTACATAAGGAAGGCGAAGGTAAAGTAACCCAGGCCACCAAAGGTGATCCTCGGGTAACTAAAGTAGGTACTTTTATTCGACGTACCAGCTTGGATGAGCTGCCTCAGTTTATTAATGTGCTGCAGGGGCGGATGTCCATTGTTGGTCCAAGGCCCCATGCACTGGCTCATAATGAATATTACAAAGATCTGGTGGAATCCTATATGAAGCGCCATAAAGTGAAGCCGGGTATTACCGGGTTGGCCCAGGTGCGCGGCTTCAGGGGTGAGACCGATACACTGGATAAGATGCAGCGACGGGTGGAATGTGATCTGGAATACATCAACAACTGGTCGCTGTGGTTGGATATCAGGATTATCATCGGTACGGTGTTTAAAGGGTTTATGAACCCTAACGCCTATTGA
- a CDS encoding glycosyltransferase family 4 protein, with product MKVAHVVRQFFPSIGGLEDVVFNLAFEQIKSGHTVKVFTINSDFQNNAQLANESVESGISVTRYPWHGSERYPVCLLPIGELNCFDVVHVHAVDFFVEYLSLQKRLGRLKPLLVLTTHGGFFHTNKQAGLKKLFFKTITPFSLSKFDAVTCCSVNDYELFKNLNHNVSLIENGVGFQKLGKTQSEQKGNDFIYFGRFSENKRIVELVELFAEVDCPDTRLKIIGRSKTGDVDAIRNKIIELGCTERVMLLTDINDQEILQHVATARFTVSASAYEGFGLSVVELMAYGLVPLLSAEPPSFKRFVEESGVGMQFTLDKSSLEQAIHHLTSQWTESQGQSAQNYAKQFAWPAVAEKYLNVYQ from the coding sequence TTAAATCCGGACATACAGTAAAGGTATTTACTATTAATAGTGACTTTCAGAACAATGCGCAGCTTGCTAATGAAAGTGTTGAGTCCGGCATATCAGTCACTCGATACCCATGGCATGGATCAGAACGTTATCCCGTCTGCCTGCTACCCATTGGTGAATTAAATTGTTTTGATGTAGTGCATGTCCATGCCGTGGACTTTTTTGTAGAGTATCTGTCGTTGCAGAAAAGGCTCGGTCGGCTTAAGCCGCTGCTAGTGTTAACGACCCATGGCGGTTTTTTTCATACCAATAAACAGGCCGGTTTGAAAAAGCTTTTTTTCAAAACGATTACTCCTTTTTCTCTTTCAAAGTTTGATGCAGTGACGTGCTGTAGTGTTAATGACTACGAACTATTTAAAAATCTTAACCACAATGTTTCGTTGATCGAAAATGGCGTCGGTTTTCAAAAACTTGGAAAGACACAAAGTGAACAAAAGGGTAACGACTTTATTTATTTTGGGCGTTTTTCTGAAAATAAAAGGATAGTTGAACTTGTTGAGCTATTTGCCGAAGTTGATTGTCCTGATACCCGATTAAAAATTATTGGCCGCTCGAAAACCGGTGATGTTGATGCTATACGCAACAAAATTATCGAACTAGGTTGTACAGAGCGAGTTATGTTGCTTACCGATATTAATGATCAGGAAATATTGCAACATGTGGCCACTGCCCGTTTTACCGTCAGTGCTTCTGCCTATGAAGGATTTGGCCTGAGTGTCGTTGAGCTGATGGCTTATGGTTTGGTTCCCTTACTATCTGCTGAGCCGCCGTCGTTCAAACGGTTTGTCGAAGAGTCAGGTGTGGGGATGCAGTTTACTCTTGACAAAAGCAGCCTTGAGCAGGCTATTCACCATTTAACATCGCAGTGGACAGAATCACAGGGTCAATCTGCGCAAAATTATGCGAAACAGTTTGCCTGGCCTGCTGTTGCTGAAAAATACCTGAATGTTTATCAATAA
- a CDS encoding type II toxin-antitoxin system RnlB family antitoxin gives MDIITIEPFLKELSAELKSIDHCGVVVFDLLVFNGRSDDRFSTLLFNGKSFDGASFKILSDIDQNIINKLDDYFRTHPVLPKKSVLSFSLLKNFLKENLKKNSGTKFSF, from the coding sequence ATGGATATCATTACCATTGAACCTTTTTTAAAAGAATTGAGTGCTGAGCTTAAGTCTATTGATCATTGTGGCGTTGTCGTATTTGACCTTTTGGTTTTTAATGGACGGTCTGATGACCGTTTTTCCACATTACTTTTTAATGGAAAGAGCTTCGACGGAGCATCGTTTAAAATCCTGTCTGATATTGACCAAAATATAATAAATAAACTGGATGATTACTTTCGTACTCATCCGGTTTTACCGAAAAAGAGTGTTTTGTCTTTTTCATTGCTCAAAAATTTCCTAAAAGAAAACCTAAAGAAAAATTCTGGGACAAAGTTTTCTTTTTGA
- a CDS encoding phosphomannomutase CpsG (capsular polysaccharide biosynthesis protein; catalyzes the formation of D-mannose 6-phosphate from alpha-D-mannose 1-phosphate), producing the protein MNKLSCFKAYDIRGRMPDELNEAIAWRIGRATAEYLKPKTMVVGGDIRLSTPELKAALSEGLRAGGADVIDIGLCGTEEVYFATSHLKADGGIMVTASHNPKDYNGMKLVREESKPISGDTGLREIQRLAEEVFVEPQRHKDTELSFGSYRQISNLAPYVDHILGYIKPDELKPLKLVVNAGNGAAGHVIDAIEERFKASAVPVEFVKIHHEPDGHFPHGIPNPLLHDCRQATVDAVLEHKADMGIAWDGDFDRCFLFDEKGQFIEGYYIVGLLGEAFLAHYPGAKIIHDPRLTWNTIDQVASAGGVPVLCKTGHAFIKERMREEDAAYGGEMSAHHYFRDFAYCDSGMIPWLLVAELMSHKGKKLSELVAERIALFPSSGEINSTLDNPQTAIDRTLAIYEKDAVAVDHTDGISLDMGDWRFNLRLSNTEPVIRLNVESRGDVALMEEKTSELLSLIRQ; encoded by the coding sequence ATGAACAAACTCTCTTGTTTCAAGGCCTACGATATCCGTGGCCGCATGCCTGATGAATTGAATGAAGCTATCGCCTGGCGGATTGGCCGGGCAACAGCGGAATATTTAAAGCCCAAAACGATGGTGGTGGGGGGCGATATTCGCTTGTCTACGCCTGAGTTAAAAGCTGCCCTGAGCGAGGGTCTTCGGGCTGGCGGGGCGGATGTGATTGATATCGGCCTGTGTGGCACCGAAGAGGTTTATTTCGCTACTTCGCACCTGAAGGCAGATGGCGGCATTATGGTCACGGCCAGCCATAACCCGAAAGACTACAACGGTATGAAGCTGGTGCGGGAAGAGAGCAAGCCGATTTCCGGAGATACCGGGTTGCGTGAAATTCAGCGGTTGGCTGAAGAGGTTTTTGTTGAACCACAAAGGCACAAAGACACAGAACTTTCTTTTGGTTCTTATCGGCAGATCAGCAACCTTGCTCCCTATGTCGATCACATTCTGGGGTATATCAAACCGGATGAGCTAAAGCCTCTGAAACTGGTGGTCAATGCCGGTAATGGCGCTGCCGGGCATGTGATCGATGCCATTGAGGAACGGTTTAAGGCATCTGCTGTGCCGGTGGAGTTTGTGAAGATTCATCATGAGCCGGATGGTCACTTTCCCCATGGCATTCCTAACCCGTTGTTACACGACTGTCGACAGGCAACGGTGGATGCGGTACTTGAGCACAAGGCCGATATGGGCATTGCCTGGGATGGGGATTTTGACCGTTGCTTCCTGTTTGATGAAAAAGGCCAGTTTATTGAGGGGTATTATATTGTCGGGCTATTGGGCGAGGCGTTCCTGGCTCACTATCCCGGTGCCAAAATTATCCATGACCCCCGATTGACCTGGAATACTATTGATCAGGTTGCCAGTGCCGGTGGTGTGCCAGTGTTGTGTAAAACCGGCCATGCTTTTATCAAGGAACGGATGCGGGAAGAAGATGCCGCCTATGGTGGCGAGATGAGTGCGCACCATTATTTCCGTGACTTTGCCTACTGTGATTCCGGGATGATTCCGTGGCTACTGGTGGCGGAGTTGATGTCCCATAAAGGCAAGAAGCTTTCTGAACTGGTGGCCGAGCGGATTGCCCTGTTTCCATCCTCTGGTGAGATCAACAGTACATTGGATAATCCACAAACGGCTATTGATCGCACTCTGGCTATTTATGAAAAGGATGCGGTAGCGGTGGACCATACCGATGGTATCTCTCTGGACATGGGTGATTGGCGATTTAACTTGCGCCTTTCCAACACTGAGCCGGTGATACGGCTGAATGTCGAGAGCCGGGGGGATGTGGCGCTAATGGAAGAAAAAACATCTGAACTGTTGAGTTTGATTCGGCAGTGA
- a CDS encoding mannose-1-phosphate guanylyltransferase/mannose-6-phosphate isomerase: MNLIPIIMSGGSGSRLWPQSRSLYPKQFLPLVNEQTMLQNTLSRLDGLNSVSAPMVIANEEHRFLVAEQFRQMNRKASAIILEPVGRNTAPAVALAALKAKTLSEDEEPLLLVLAADHVINDVNAFHQAVEAALPAALDGKLVTFGIVPGHPETGYGYIKALNDSETKAQGFSSDEQKETFEPSSLSAEKIMPVEQFVEKPDLETAQGYLASGDYYWNSGMFLFKASRYLEELNKFRPDILEACQKAMEVQTADLDFVRLDELAFKACPEESIDYAVMEKTTDAVVVPLDAGWSDVGSWSSLADISEKDEVGNSTLGDVLLHDTRNTYVRSEKKLIATLGVDDLVITESDDAILVAHKNRVQDVKKIVEQLKAANRSEAKLHRKVYRPWGAYDSIDMGDRFQVKRITVKPGAQLSLQMHHHRAEHWIVVKGTALVTNGDQEILLTENQSTYIPIGVVHRLENPGKFDLELIEVQSGGYLGEDDIVRFEDTYGRA, translated from the coding sequence ATGAATTTAATACCCATAATCATGTCCGGCGGCTCCGGCAGCCGCCTCTGGCCCCAGTCCCGTTCTTTATACCCAAAGCAGTTTCTGCCGCTGGTCAATGAACAGACCATGCTGCAAAACACATTGAGCCGGTTGGATGGGCTAAACTCTGTTTCCGCTCCAATGGTGATTGCCAATGAAGAGCACCGCTTCCTGGTAGCAGAGCAGTTTCGCCAGATGAATCGCAAAGCCTCTGCAATTATTCTGGAGCCAGTGGGGCGGAATACTGCACCTGCTGTTGCCTTGGCTGCTTTAAAAGCCAAGACCCTCTCCGAAGATGAAGAACCGCTGTTATTGGTATTGGCTGCGGATCATGTGATCAATGATGTCAATGCTTTTCATCAGGCTGTTGAGGCTGCGTTGCCTGCGGCTCTTGATGGCAAGCTGGTCACTTTCGGGATTGTGCCTGGTCATCCGGAAACAGGGTACGGTTATATAAAAGCCTTGAACGACAGTGAGACAAAGGCACAAGGCTTTTCTTCTGATGAGCAAAAAGAAACCTTTGAGCCTTCGAGCCTTTCTGCTGAAAAAATAATGCCTGTGGAGCAGTTTGTAGAGAAACCAGATCTGGAAACGGCACAGGGTTATCTGGCTTCAGGTGACTATTACTGGAACTCCGGCATGTTCCTGTTCAAAGCCTCGCGCTATCTGGAGGAATTGAACAAGTTCCGTCCGGATATTCTGGAAGCCTGCCAGAAAGCCATGGAAGTACAAACTGCTGATCTGGACTTCGTCCGTTTGGATGAATTGGCCTTTAAAGCCTGCCCGGAGGAGTCCATAGATTACGCCGTGATGGAAAAAACCACCGATGCAGTGGTGGTTCCCTTGGATGCAGGCTGGTCTGATGTTGGCTCCTGGTCATCGCTGGCAGATATTTCTGAAAAAGATGAGGTTGGAAACTCCACTCTGGGTGATGTTCTGCTTCATGATACCCGTAACACTTACGTGCGCAGTGAGAAAAAACTGATTGCCACCTTGGGCGTCGATGATCTGGTGATCACCGAAAGCGACGACGCCATTCTGGTTGCCCATAAAAACCGGGTGCAGGATGTTAAAAAGATTGTTGAACAGCTAAAGGCAGCTAACCGGTCTGAAGCTAAATTACACCGTAAGGTTTATCGCCCCTGGGGTGCCTATGACTCGATTGATATGGGCGACCGCTTTCAGGTTAAGCGCATTACTGTTAAGCCGGGGGCACAGCTTTCTTTACAGATGCACCATCACCGGGCCGAACACTGGATTGTTGTGAAAGGCACAGCGCTGGTCACCAATGGCGATCAGGAAATTCTGCTGACTGAAAACCAATCGACTTATATTCCGATTGGTGTCGTGCATCGACTGGAAAACCCCGGCAAGTTTGACCTTGAGTTGATTGAGGTGCAGAGCGGTGGGTATCTGGGTGAGGATGATATTGTGCGGTTTGAGGATACGTACGGTAGGGCTTGA
- a CDS encoding AbrB/MazE/SpoVT family DNA-binding domain-containing protein, whose translation MHKLTAKRQVTIPQSICQKLGLKPGDFIQAFERDGVAHLVKMNSDDLSGIIKLSADPHLPLTLENTKKVIKDKAARKFRDKQ comes from the coding sequence GTGCATAAATTAACGGCCAAGAGGCAAGTGACTATTCCTCAAAGCATCTGCCAAAAGCTCGGGCTAAAACCAGGCGACTTTATACAGGCTTTCGAGCGCGACGGTGTGGCACATTTGGTAAAAATGAACTCCGATGATCTCTCTGGTATCATCAAATTATCCGCTGATCCCCATCTGCCCCTGACGCTAGAGAACACCAAAAAAGTCATCAAAGACAAAGCCGCCAGAAAATTCCGGGACAAACAATGA
- a CDS encoding WecB/TagA/CpsF family glycosyltransferase, which yields MFINNSSVKDAIIRTLDLLSDSEVPGFIQEICATKKPVSLGFVNQHAYNLIEKDKQVFEAFAQLTYRLRDGGGIKIACKLNQCDPGANLNGTDLIPKLCDHYLTTHPDAEVFILGTQEPWLSRGASSLLKDKPCELMDGFQEDLAYLDLVQKKGTADKPRLIILAMGMPKQERVAHLLMQQLSGPVLIVCGGAIIDFSAGRVSRAPKLFRSLGLEWLYRLALEPKRLFARYVLGIPLFFYFLVKNRF from the coding sequence ATGTTTATCAATAACTCCTCTGTTAAAGACGCGATTATACGTACGCTGGACCTGCTGTCGGATTCGGAAGTACCTGGCTTTATCCAAGAGATTTGTGCCACCAAAAAGCCTGTTTCTCTTGGTTTTGTTAATCAGCATGCTTATAACCTAATTGAAAAAGACAAGCAGGTTTTTGAAGCTTTTGCTCAATTAACGTATCGGTTAAGGGATGGTGGCGGTATTAAAATCGCCTGTAAGTTGAATCAGTGTGACCCTGGCGCAAATCTCAATGGAACAGATTTGATTCCCAAGCTTTGTGATCACTACCTGACCACACATCCCGATGCTGAAGTCTTTATTCTCGGAACACAAGAGCCCTGGTTAAGCCGGGGTGCCAGCAGCTTGCTAAAGGACAAACCTTGCGAGCTGATGGATGGTTTCCAGGAAGACCTGGCGTACCTTGATCTGGTCCAAAAGAAAGGCACCGCTGATAAGCCTCGCCTGATTATTCTGGCTATGGGTATGCCCAAACAGGAGCGGGTAGCTCATCTGTTAATGCAGCAATTGAGCGGGCCTGTTCTGATTGTCTGTGGTGGTGCCATTATTGATTTCAGTGCCGGTCGGGTTAGCCGTGCACCCAAGCTGTTTCGTAGTCTGGGTCTGGAGTGGCTATACCGATTGGCGCTTGAGCCCAAACGATTGTTTGCTCGTTATGTACTGGGCATACCGTTGTTTTTTTATTTCTTGGTGAAGAACCGTTTTTAA
- a CDS encoding transcriptional regulator, which yields MPLTRDFKQTIQARAERDPDFACALLDEAATLFLNGEPDAARMVLRDLVNATIGFEQLANTTQKSGKSLHRMLSGKGNPSMDNLADIFSALREKMQVSLQVQIVPQP from the coding sequence ATGCCATTAACACGGGATTTCAAACAGACAATACAGGCCAGGGCAGAACGAGATCCTGATTTTGCCTGTGCCCTTCTGGACGAAGCCGCAACCCTGTTCCTTAACGGTGAGCCCGATGCCGCCCGAATGGTTCTAAGGGATCTGGTAAATGCCACGATCGGTTTCGAGCAGCTGGCGAATACTACCCAAAAATCCGGCAAAAGCCTTCATCGAATGTTATCGGGCAAAGGAAACCCCAGTATGGATAATCTGGCAGATATATTTTCTGCACTGCGAGAAAAAATGCAGGTTTCATTGCAGGTTCAGATCGTGCCTCAGCCATAA
- a CDS encoding DUF2442 domain-containing protein, which translates to MIKIVQAVYQTRLEIKLRFSDGSFGVMDFSEMLSHKTSLTLALEDGVFFQRFFIELGALCWPNGLEFSAGSLYKRLEESGKLVKPAA; encoded by the coding sequence ATGATTAAAATTGTTCAGGCTGTTTATCAGACAAGGCTGGAAATAAAGCTTCGCTTTTCTGATGGCAGCTTTGGTGTTATGGATTTTAGTGAAATGTTGTCACATAAAACCAGCCTTACCCTGGCTTTAGAGGATGGCGTTTTTTTTCAGCGCTTCTTTATCGAGCTGGGTGCTCTTTGTTGGCCTAATGGCCTGGAGTTCAGTGCGGGCAGCCTTTATAAAAGGCTGGAAGAATCCGGTAAACTGGTTAAGCCAGCTGCATAG
- a CDS encoding ISAs1 family transposase — translation MSAHDLISQLSIISDPRQAWKVGHKLTDILFLTICAVIAGAEGWGEIEDFGHERLDWLKQYGDFEEGVPSNDTIARVVSTISPKRFQKCFIDWMNACHNVSQGDVIAIDGKTLRRSYDKGKKRGAIHRVSAFSAANNVVLGQLKTEEKSNEITAIPELLKLLEIKGCLVTLDAMGCQRDIARAIVEKGADYLLAVKGNQGKLEKAFDHHFSLEKLNQWQGDSYMTRETGHGRTESRMYFVSDIFDEFVNFSFDWPGLKTLGIALSSREIEGELVSLDDVYIRYYISSAELTAEQLGKASREHWHIENKLHWKLDVAMREDECRIRRNDGAEILAGFRHIAVNLMNNTKTFKAGLKRKQKKAAMSTRYLAEVLAGQVLS, via the coding sequence ATGAGTGCTCACGATTTGATTTCACAACTCTCTATCATCAGTGACCCACGCCAAGCATGGAAAGTCGGTCACAAGCTAACAGACATCCTTTTTCTGACCATCTGTGCTGTCATTGCTGGCGCAGAAGGCTGGGGTGAAATCGAAGACTTTGGTCATGAACGGCTGGACTGGCTTAAGCAGTACGGTGACTTTGAAGAAGGCGTTCCTTCTAATGACACCATAGCGCGAGTCGTGAGTACCATTAGCCCAAAGCGATTCCAGAAGTGCTTTATTGACTGGATGAATGCCTGTCATAACGTCTCTCAAGGAGACGTTATAGCCATCGACGGCAAGACGCTCAGACGTTCTTACGATAAAGGTAAAAAACGCGGCGCGATTCATAGGGTTAGTGCTTTTTCTGCGGCCAATAACGTGGTGCTTGGGCAACTTAAAACAGAAGAGAAATCTAATGAAATAACCGCCATCCCCGAACTCCTGAAGCTCTTGGAAATAAAGGGCTGTCTGGTGACACTCGATGCCATGGGATGTCAGCGAGATATAGCCCGGGCCATAGTCGAAAAGGGGGCTGACTATCTGCTGGCGGTCAAGGGCAATCAGGGCAAGCTTGAAAAGGCCTTCGATCATCACTTCTCTTTGGAGAAGCTGAACCAATGGCAAGGTGATAGCTATATGACCCGAGAAACAGGTCATGGCCGCACAGAAAGCCGGATGTATTTTGTCAGTGATATCTTCGATGAGTTTGTGAATTTTTCGTTCGACTGGCCGGGTTTAAAAACCTTGGGAATAGCACTGTCATCGAGAGAAATTGAGGGTGAGCTGGTGAGCTTGGATGATGTCTACATTCGCTACTACATCAGCTCTGCAGAGCTAACGGCTGAGCAATTGGGTAAGGCCAGCCGGGAGCATTGGCACATCGAGAATAAGCTTCACTGGAAACTCGATGTTGCGATGAGAGAAGACGAGTGTCGCATTCGAAGAAATGACGGAGCAGAAATTTTAGCAGGCTTTAGACATATTGCAGTCAATCTGATGAACAACACGAAAACCTTCAAAGCAGGTCTGAAGAGAAAACAAAAGAAGGCCGCTATGAGTACACGCTATCTGGCTGAAGTCCTTGCTGGGCAGGTACTTTCATGA
- a CDS encoding DUF4160 domain-containing protein: protein MQNNSLNGNTAMPVISSFFGIYIRMYHADHAPPHIHAEYQGHEALVEISTGYILEGRLPKKAAKLVGDWCLLHQAELTDNWQRAMDLQPLGRIAGADND, encoded by the coding sequence ATGCAAAATAATTCACTCAACGGGAATACCGCGATGCCAGTGATATCAAGTTTTTTTGGGATTTATATCAGGATGTACCACGCCGATCATGCGCCACCGCATATTCATGCCGAGTATCAGGGGCATGAGGCGCTGGTAGAAATATCCACAGGCTATATTCTGGAAGGTCGCCTACCCAAAAAAGCTGCAAAGCTTGTTGGTGACTGGTGTTTGTTGCATCAGGCTGAGTTGACAGACAATTGGCAAAGGGCAATGGATCTCCAACCACTTGGGCGTATAGCAGGAGCTGATAATGATTAA
- the nadS gene encoding NadS family protein → MSDHEFNFDELVESVREAIDINKGIKKPSRSFKYEEIDVFAIRKATHLSQEKFAALLGVSIKTVQSWEQKVRKPLGPARSLLIMFRNNPAQAMALLHQ, encoded by the coding sequence ATGAGTGACCATGAATTTAACTTTGATGAATTGGTGGAGAGCGTCAGGGAAGCGATCGACATTAACAAAGGTATTAAGAAACCTTCACGGTCGTTCAAATATGAAGAGATTGACGTCTTTGCTATCAGAAAGGCAACGCACCTTTCACAGGAGAAGTTTGCCGCCCTCCTTGGGGTAAGCATCAAGACAGTACAGAGTTGGGAACAAAAGGTGAGAAAACCGCTCGGGCCAGCCAGATCGCTACTTATTATGTTTCGCAACAACCCTGCCCAGGCAATGGCTTTGCTTCATCAATGA
- a CDS encoding type II toxin-antitoxin system RelE/ParE family toxin, which produces MKMTVQEYLQQDGKSPYQQWFDQLPAQAAAKVATAKVRMELGNISAIKWFDGIGEYRIHWGPGLRIYLARDGEKIILLLGGGDKSSQRRDIARAKEHWSDYRARKTN; this is translated from the coding sequence ATGAAAATGACTGTTCAGGAATACCTGCAACAAGACGGCAAAAGCCCTTACCAGCAGTGGTTTGACCAACTACCTGCGCAGGCCGCAGCCAAAGTTGCAACCGCGAAAGTCAGGATGGAACTGGGTAATATCTCTGCCATCAAATGGTTTGATGGCATTGGCGAGTACCGTATCCACTGGGGTCCCGGATTACGCATTTACCTGGCTCGAGATGGAGAAAAAATCATCCTGTTGCTGGGTGGTGGCGATAAATCATCACAACGCAGAGATATCGCTCGGGCAAAAGAACATTGGTCCGATTATCGGGCAAGAAAAACAAACTAG